GGGATGCGTCAGCTGTCGAACGGAGGGGGACGGAGGGAACGGTTTCGCTGGAACGGAGCAACGGGGGCAACGGAGGTAAACGGAGCACAATATCTTTGGTATCCGTTCACCTCCGTTCCCTCCGTTGCTCCGTTTTTTGAGCCCGTTCCCTCCCTTCGCCTCCGTTCCCTCCGCGCTCCTGTGCTAAACTCTGACGCCCCCACACGTTAGGCCCTCTTGCGATACCTCGTTTACGGGATCGTGTACATCGTTGCGTACCTCGGAGCAGGTGCGCTGCTGGCGGAGTACGCGCTGGCGCGGACCCTGGTGGCCAACGCGATGCTCACCGCGCTGCCCGCCGGCGTCTGCGCCGTCGTGCTGCGCCGCCGCCACGACTGGGAGGGCACCCAGCGGATGTTCTGGGTGGCCTTCGCCGCCGGTCTGGCGATGTGGTGCATCGGCGAGGTCGGATTCACCATCACCACTCTGACGGGCAAGCGATCGTGGGTGCAGTGGCACACGATGTTCAGCCTGTGCGGCGGCATCGGGCCGGTCGTGGCGCTGCTGGCGCGGCCGTACCTCGGCCCGCGCAAGTCGGCCGCGTGGGCGACGGGGATCGATCTGATCAGCTACGCGATGCTGCTCGGATTCGTCTTCGCCTACTTCATCATGGTCCCCAGCGTGGTTCCGGCCAGCGGGCAGGAGCCGCAGACCACGCTGCTGGTGCTGGTGCAGCTGCAGCGCTTCGTGCTCGCCGCCGGCCTGGTGTGGAGCGTGTGGCTCTCGCGCCGGACCGCATGGCGCGACACCTTCACCCGGCTGGCCGTCGGGGCCTCGATCGGCTTCGCCCTCCGCTTCATCACCAGCGGCGCCATCGCGCGCGGCGGGTATCACGAAGGCAGCGTCTACGATCTCGCGTGGATCGTCCCGTTCGGCTGCTATCTCTGGGCGGCGCTGGAGGCGCCGCGGTCGTCGGCCGAGCCGGAGCCGGCGCTCTCGTCGAGCGGCTGGCGCAGCCCGGTGATCTCGGCGCTGCCGGCGTTCCTGATTCCGCTGGTCGGATTCGGCCTGCTTCGCGTGCAGCCGATCGGCGAGGCCGGGGATTCCGTCCGGCTGCTGCTCACGACGCTCGCGACCGTGGCCGGCCTCGGCGTGCTCACGCTGCGCCTCTCGCTGCAGAGCGGCGAGCTGCAGCGGTCGGACGCCCGCGTCCGGATGATGGCGGCCGCGACCGAGCAGACCGCGGATCTGATCCTCATCACCCGCAGCAACGGCATCGTCGATCACGCCAATGACGCCTGCGTCCATGCGCTCGGCTACACCCGGGGCGAGCTCGCCGGCATGATGCTGCCCGAGCTGCTCGAGCGCGGGTTCGAGGGGAGCGTCGACCGCATCGGCGCCGAGGTGCGCCAGACCGGAATCTGGCGCGGCACGCTCGTCCATCGCCGCAAGGACGGCAGCACGTTTCCCGCGTCCAGCACCGTTGTCGCGCTCCGCGGCCCGGACGGACGCGTCACCCATTTCGTGGGCGTGCAGCGCGACATCACCGAGGAGCTGCACCTGCGCGATCAGCTGGTCCACAGCGAGCGGCTGTCGGCGGTCGGCGAGCTGGTGGCCGGGGTCGCGCACGAGATCAACAACCCGCTGCAGACGATCATCGGGTGCGTCGAGCTGATGATCGAAGACCAGCGCCCCGCGGGGCAGCTGCGGGATCTGGAGCTGGTCCGCCAGGAAGCGACGCGCGCCGGGCAGATCGTCCGGAACCTGCTGGCGTTCGTCCGCCGCAGCTCGCCCGATCGCGCGCCTGCCGATCTGAATCAGATCGCCCGGGCGACCGCCCAGGTGCGCGAGCATCACCTGCGGCAGAGCAACATCGCGCTGCAGCTCGAGCTGCAGCCCGCGCCGCTGAGCGTCACCATCAACCGCGACGAGATCCAGCAGATCGTGGTCAACCTGCTCCTGAACGCCGAGCACGCCATCGGCGACCGGCCGGGAACGATCACGCTGCGCACCGAAGCCGGCGATCGCACGCACAAGCTGATGGTGATCGACACCGGGCCCGGTGTGAGCCCGGAGCTGCGCGGCCGCGTGTTCGAGCCGTTCTTCACGACCAAGGAGGTCGGGCAGGGAACCGGCCTCGGCCTGTCGATCGCGCTCGGCATCGCGCGCTCGCACGGCGGGTCGCTCGACCTCTGTCCGACCGCGCAAGGGGCCTGTTTCGCGCTGACGCTGCCCGCCCTGGCGCCGGCGGCGACGGCAGCCGCGGAGGCAGCGCCGGCCAGGGCGCTGGCGCCCGCCGTCCCTGTCAATCCGGCCGCCGCCGGCCGGCATGCGCTGGTGGTGGATGACGAGGCGCCGATCCGCGCGCTGCTCGCGCGCATGCTCGCCACCCGCGACTACGCGGTCAGCGAGGCGGGATCGCTGGCCGAGGTGCGGACCGTCGGCGCGCTGCGGCGGTTCGATCTCGTGCTCTGTGACGTGCGGCTCGCGGACGGCAACGGCGCGGACTGCCTGCGGCACCTGCGGCAGACGCAGCCCGGCATCGATCGGCGCTTCGTGTTCATGACCGGCGACATCGCCGCGCTCGAGGATCCGGCGGGCGACATCGCCAACCTGCCGGTGCTGGCCAAGCCCTTCACCGGCAGCGATCTCGATCGCGTGCTCGGCGGCGTGGCGGTGACCGCCTAGTCGACGGCGCCGGTCCCTTTTTCTTTCTTCTTCTTGCTGATGTCGTCCTTGAGACCGGGGTGTACCTTGAATCCCGCGCGCTCGGCGGCCTTCACCGCCTTGTCCGCGTCGTCGATGCGGCCGGTCTCGAGGTAGACCACGGCGAGATTGCTGAAGGCTTCACCGCTCTTCGGATCGGCGGCCACCGTCGCCTTGTACTCGCGCTCGGCGTCGGCCAGCCGTCCGCTGCGGAAGTAGGCGCTGCCCAGCGACAGCGAGACGTACGCCGGCACGGTGTTCTCGAGCGCCATGTTGTCGCCGCGGCTGATGCTCTCCTGCA
This region of Vicinamibacterales bacterium genomic DNA includes:
- a CDS encoding ATP-binding protein; translation: MYIVAYLGAGALLAEYALARTLVANAMLTALPAGVCAVVLRRRHDWEGTQRMFWVAFAAGLAMWCIGEVGFTITTLTGKRSWVQWHTMFSLCGGIGPVVALLARPYLGPRKSAAWATGIDLISYAMLLGFVFAYFIMVPSVVPASGQEPQTTLLVLVQLQRFVLAAGLVWSVWLSRRTAWRDTFTRLAVGASIGFALRFITSGAIARGGYHEGSVYDLAWIVPFGCYLWAALEAPRSSAEPEPALSSSGWRSPVISALPAFLIPLVGFGLLRVQPIGEAGDSVRLLLTTLATVAGLGVLTLRLSLQSGELQRSDARVRMMAAATEQTADLILITRSNGIVDHANDACVHALGYTRGELAGMMLPELLERGFEGSVDRIGAEVRQTGIWRGTLVHRRKDGSTFPASSTVVALRGPDGRVTHFVGVQRDITEELHLRDQLVHSERLSAVGELVAGVAHEINNPLQTIIGCVELMIEDQRPAGQLRDLELVRQEATRAGQIVRNLLAFVRRSSPDRAPADLNQIARATAQVREHHLRQSNIALQLELQPAPLSVTINRDEIQQIVVNLLLNAEHAIGDRPGTITLRTEAGDRTHKLMVIDTGPGVSPELRGRVFEPFFTTKEVGQGTGLGLSIALGIARSHGGSLDLCPTAQGACFALTLPALAPAATAAAEAAPARALAPAVPVNPAAAGRHALVVDDEAPIRALLARMLATRDYAVSEAGSLAEVRTVGALRRFDLVLCDVRLADGNGADCLRHLRQTQPGIDRRFVFMTGDIAALEDPAGDIANLPVLAKPFTGSDLDRVLGGVAVTA